A genome region from Geobacter pickeringii includes the following:
- a CDS encoding NADP-dependent glyceraldehyde-3-phosphate dehydrogenase: MPIIFPKTDDIPEPFRLDIPIRQECYLIDGELRRWRGALQEVLSPVRVRSGESSAPLKIGEAPLLSPEASLEALEAAKRAYANGRGVWPAMPVTERIACLRRFVAAMEQRRAEIVRLLMLEIGKPRREADAEFDRARSYIHDTVEALKELDRASSRFQIQQGIIGQIRRAPLGVVLCMGPYNFPLYETFSTLVPALVMGNTVVLKPPRFGILLFQPLLEAFRDSFPAGVVNTVYGDGEVVVPPLLASGDVDVLAFIGTSRVADRLRAAHPRPHRLRCVLGLDAKNPAVILPDADLDLAAAECLKGSLTFNGQRCTALKILFVHRSVAEPFLQRLSRGIGRLRRGMPWEVGVTITPLPEPEKPAYLQGLVRDAEGLGARVVNPGGGERAESFFTPALLYPVTPAMRVYHEEQFGPVVPVVPYDDIREVVDYVVSSDYGQQASIFGQDPDLIARVMDALVNQVCRININSQCQRSPDTFPFNGRKNSAEGTQSVVDALRVFSIRTVVAARETDANRQIITTIVEERKSHFLSTDYIL; this comes from the coding sequence ATGCCCATCATTTTTCCGAAGACCGACGATATTCCCGAACCATTCCGCCTGGACATCCCGATCCGCCAGGAATGCTACCTGATAGACGGCGAGCTCCGCCGGTGGCGCGGGGCGCTGCAGGAGGTTCTTTCCCCGGTCCGTGTCCGGAGCGGCGAGTCGAGCGCCCCGCTGAAGATCGGGGAGGCGCCGCTCCTCTCGCCGGAGGCGTCCCTTGAGGCCCTGGAGGCCGCGAAGCGGGCCTACGCCAACGGTCGCGGCGTCTGGCCGGCCATGCCCGTGACGGAACGGATCGCCTGCCTGCGGCGTTTCGTGGCCGCCATGGAGCAGCGGCGTGCCGAGATCGTCCGGCTCCTGATGCTGGAGATCGGCAAGCCGCGGCGGGAGGCGGACGCGGAGTTCGACCGGGCCCGGTCCTACATCCACGACACGGTGGAGGCGCTGAAGGAGCTTGACCGCGCCTCCTCACGGTTCCAGATCCAGCAGGGGATCATCGGCCAGATCCGCCGGGCGCCACTGGGGGTGGTGCTCTGCATGGGGCCGTACAACTTTCCCCTCTACGAGACCTTCTCGACCCTGGTGCCGGCCCTGGTCATGGGGAACACCGTCGTGCTGAAGCCCCCCCGGTTCGGCATCCTCCTGTTTCAGCCGCTGCTGGAGGCGTTCCGCGATTCGTTCCCCGCCGGCGTGGTCAATACGGTCTATGGCGATGGCGAGGTGGTCGTCCCGCCGCTCCTTGCTTCGGGAGACGTGGACGTGCTCGCCTTCATCGGCACCAGCAGGGTCGCCGACCGGCTCCGCGCCGCCCATCCCCGTCCGCACCGGCTCCGCTGCGTCCTCGGGCTTGATGCCAAGAACCCGGCCGTGATCCTCCCCGACGCTGACCTTGACCTGGCCGCGGCCGAATGCCTCAAGGGGAGCCTCACCTTCAACGGCCAGCGCTGCACCGCCCTGAAGATCCTCTTCGTCCACCGCTCCGTCGCCGAACCTTTCTTGCAGAGGCTGTCCCGGGGAATCGGCAGGCTGCGCCGCGGCATGCCGTGGGAGGTGGGGGTGACCATCACCCCGCTGCCGGAGCCGGAGAAGCCGGCCTATCTGCAGGGGCTGGTGCGGGATGCCGAGGGGCTCGGCGCGCGGGTCGTGAACCCCGGCGGGGGGGAGCGCGCGGAATCGTTTTTCACGCCGGCGCTCCTCTATCCGGTGACCCCCGCCATGCGGGTCTACCACGAGGAGCAGTTCGGCCCGGTGGTGCCGGTGGTTCCCTACGATGACATCCGGGAGGTCGTCGACTACGTGGTCTCGTCGGACTACGGCCAGCAGGCGAGCATCTTCGGCCAGGACCCGGACCTGATCGCCCGGGTGATGGATGCGCTGGTGAACCAGGTCTGCCGCATCAACATCAACAGCCAGTGCCAGCGGAGCCCCGACACCTTCCCGTTCAACGGACGGAAGAACTCCGCCGAGGGGACCCAGTCCGTCGTGGACGCCCTGCGGGTCTTCTCCATCCGGACCGTGGTGGCTGCCCGGGAGACCGACGCCAACCGGCAGATCATCACCACCATCGTCGAGGAGCGGAAGTCCCATTTCCTCTCCACCGACTACATCCTCTGA
- a CDS encoding M23 family metallopeptidase, with product MRFLLALLITLSLALPAHAGICDDWDLLEKKVRDGAIGKEAAREEIVGLHGRLLATYRDGDARPAPLVFPVQGYGPRAIGGRRGNGYQPAGYRFYDGNRHGGHPAHDIFIRDRNQDGRDDATGEPVSIVSASAGVVVATNPQWERPSRIRGGKYVWVLDPATERYYYYAHLAEVKVAPGQRVEAGTVVGILGRTGRNAYPRRSPTHLHFMCLDFDGGRMTPRNTYRELLPALH from the coding sequence ATGCGTTTTCTGCTCGCACTGCTCATCACCCTTTCCCTGGCGCTTCCCGCCCATGCCGGCATCTGCGACGACTGGGACCTGCTGGAAAAGAAGGTCCGCGACGGGGCCATTGGGAAGGAAGCGGCACGGGAGGAGATCGTCGGCCTCCACGGCCGGCTCCTCGCCACCTACCGTGACGGCGACGCCCGCCCCGCTCCCCTCGTCTTTCCGGTGCAGGGGTACGGCCCCAGGGCCATCGGCGGGAGGCGGGGCAACGGCTACCAGCCGGCGGGATACCGCTTCTACGATGGCAACCGGCACGGCGGCCACCCGGCCCACGACATCTTCATCCGCGACCGGAATCAGGACGGGCGCGACGACGCCACGGGAGAGCCGGTGTCGATCGTCTCGGCGAGCGCCGGGGTGGTGGTGGCGACCAATCCCCAATGGGAACGGCCGAGCCGGATCAGGGGTGGAAAGTACGTCTGGGTCCTCGATCCGGCCACGGAACGCTATTACTACTATGCCCACCTGGCGGAGGTGAAGGTTGCCCCCGGTCAGCGAGTGGAGGCGGGAACGGTGGTCGGCATCCTCGGCCGGACCGGCAGGAACGCCTATCCGCGGCGCTCCCCCACCCATCTCCACTTCATGTGCCTCGACTTTGACGGCGGGCGGATGACGCCCCGCAACACCTACCGAGAGCTCCTGCCCGCTCTGCATTGA
- a CDS encoding S8 family serine peptidase — MPAASNLCHPSGASSTLRTAILLMALGLILAPFAAHAGSAAALRQKLPREVISRLEAGEAQTLIVHFDDTAIEEELDARRRQLGISRDDDEALSIRQSRYHSLKERALARFRRGDGEVFRDFSHLPMAVLKVRSAAALDRLSAQPEVTAVYEDRPIHLHLAESLPLIRQPQAAAIGMTGTGSTVAVIDTGVDYTRAAFGSCTAPGVPAGCKVVSSVDIATPSALPDSNGHGSNVAGITVGTAPGAKIASLNVFNPDGSSNSSLLISAINWAIANRSAYGITAINMSLGDGTKNTTACGNSALNPFVTPLANARAAGIIPVASAGNDGYLNALERPACTPGVVSVGAVYDSNLGTQAWTTCTDTVTAADKVVCFSNSASFLTMLAPGAVITAAGSSYAGTSQASPFVAGAVAVLRAAFPAETLDRTVSRLTTSGVPITDSRNGIVTPRLDLLASIGAPANDLFSQPFILTGNSGQATGSNYNATKETGEPNHAGNPGGASVWWSWNAPITGRATINTHGSSFDTLLAVYTGSSVGSLTTIAANDNDGTPGGTSSVSFIAQAGTTYRIAVDGAGGATGTINLAWNLAPEADLSVTLSCTPLAITVGDTLSCTATIANNGPSAASSPTVTVTLPSGAAFLSASSGCSYASGAVTCSVTTLASGGSTLFTINSRPAAAGTATTSATVTSATTDPVPSNNSATTSTQVAAAPTQPVPALPLQAVPLLALMVALLRKSGRWSR; from the coding sequence ATGCCGGCAGCTTCCAACCTTTGCCATCCCTCCGGGGCGAGCAGCACCCTTCGAACAGCGATACTGCTCATGGCTCTCGGGCTGATCCTGGCACCCTTCGCCGCCCATGCCGGCTCCGCCGCCGCTCTCAGACAGAAACTGCCCCGCGAGGTTATCTCCCGACTTGAGGCCGGCGAGGCCCAGACGCTCATCGTCCACTTCGACGACACCGCCATCGAGGAGGAGCTGGACGCCCGCCGCAGGCAGCTGGGCATCAGCCGGGACGACGACGAGGCGCTGTCGATCCGCCAGAGCCGGTACCACAGCCTGAAAGAGCGTGCCCTTGCGCGGTTTCGGAGGGGCGACGGGGAGGTTTTTCGGGACTTCAGTCACCTGCCGATGGCCGTCCTGAAGGTCAGGTCAGCGGCCGCTCTGGATCGGCTGAGCGCGCAACCGGAAGTAACTGCCGTCTACGAGGACCGGCCGATCCACCTTCATCTCGCCGAAAGCCTCCCCCTCATCAGGCAGCCCCAGGCCGCCGCCATCGGGATGACCGGGACCGGATCTACGGTGGCGGTGATCGATACCGGCGTCGACTATACCCGGGCCGCCTTCGGTTCGTGCACCGCTCCGGGGGTCCCTGCCGGCTGCAAGGTGGTCTCGTCAGTAGACATCGCCACCCCGAGCGCTCTTCCCGACAGTAACGGCCACGGGAGCAACGTCGCGGGGATAACCGTCGGCACGGCCCCTGGAGCCAAAATCGCGTCCCTCAACGTCTTCAACCCGGACGGGAGCTCGAACAGCTCCCTCCTCATCTCGGCAATCAATTGGGCCATCGCCAACCGTTCCGCCTACGGCATCACCGCCATCAACATGAGCCTGGGGGACGGGACCAAGAACACCACCGCCTGCGGCAACAGTGCGTTAAACCCCTTCGTCACCCCTCTGGCCAACGCCCGTGCCGCCGGGATCATTCCGGTGGCATCCGCCGGCAATGATGGATACCTCAATGCCCTGGAACGTCCGGCATGCACACCGGGGGTGGTTTCCGTCGGAGCGGTCTACGACTCGAACCTGGGGACCCAAGCCTGGACCACCTGCACAGATACGGTCACCGCGGCCGACAAGGTTGTCTGCTTTTCCAACAGCGCGTCATTCCTCACCATGCTCGCCCCCGGCGCAGTCATCACCGCCGCCGGCAGCAGTTATGCCGGCACTTCCCAGGCATCTCCCTTCGTTGCCGGCGCCGTGGCGGTCCTGCGCGCGGCGTTTCCTGCCGAGACCCTCGACCGGACCGTCAGCCGGCTGACGACCAGCGGGGTCCCGATTACCGACAGCCGCAACGGGATCGTCACCCCCCGCCTGGACCTTCTCGCTTCCATCGGGGCTCCCGCCAACGACCTCTTTTCCCAACCCTTCATTCTGACGGGGAACTCGGGACAGGCGACGGGATCCAACTACAATGCCACCAAGGAGACCGGAGAACCGAACCACGCCGGCAATCCCGGCGGCGCATCCGTCTGGTGGAGCTGGAACGCCCCCATCACCGGCCGGGCAACCATCAACACCCACGGCAGCAGCTTCGACACCCTCCTGGCGGTTTACACGGGGAGTTCGGTAGGAAGTCTCACCACGATTGCCGCCAACGACAACGACGGCACACCCGGCGGCACCAGCAGCGTCAGCTTCATCGCCCAGGCCGGTACCACCTACCGGATCGCCGTGGACGGTGCGGGCGGGGCCACGGGCACCATCAACCTCGCCTGGAACCTCGCCCCCGAAGCGGACCTCTCTGTAACCCTGTCGTGCACGCCTTTGGCGATCACCGTCGGAGACACCCTCTCCTGCACCGCCACCATCGCCAATAACGGTCCTTCGGCGGCGAGCAGCCCAACGGTGACCGTCACGCTCCCCAGCGGCGCCGCGTTCCTGTCCGCCTCTTCCGGATGTTCCTACGCCTCCGGCGCCGTGACATGTTCGGTCACCACCCTCGCCTCGGGCGGCTCAACCCTCTTCACCATCAATTCACGGCCTGCGGCAGCCGGCACGGCCACCACCAGCGCCACCGTGACCTCCGCCACCACCGATCCGGTTCCGAGCAACAACAGCGCCACAACGTCGACGCAGGTGGCGGCGGCGCCGACGCAACCCGTTCCCGCTCTGCCGCTTCAGGCAGTTCCTCTCCTCGCTCTGATGGTTGCGCTCCTCCGCAAGAGTGGCCGATGGAGCAGATGA
- a CDS encoding MalY/PatB family protein → MTQYRFDFDTIIDRSNTASEKWDKYRGRDIIPLWVADMDFRSPPAVIQALHERVEHGVFGYTHPPAELVEAVRDALRSDYGWEVPPEWIVWLPGLVCGLNVLCRAVGGAGDEVVTFTPIYPPFMSSPGLSDRSLVKVPLQLRDGRWVPDLEALERAITPRSRLLLLCSPHNPVGRVWSAEELAQFVAVAERHNLVIGSDDIHAGLVLDDEKRHIPIATLSPEAARRTITLLAPSKTYNIPGLGCSFAVIGDPTLRRDFRTAMGRIVPHVNTLGYTAALAAYRDGEEWRQELVAYLRGNRDLVTAEISTMPGLSLTPAEATYLAWIDARATGIPEPARFFEEAGVGLSDGADFGAPGFVRLNFGCSRPLLVEALGRMRKALAEFRRKQA, encoded by the coding sequence ATGACACAGTACCGCTTCGACTTCGACACCATCATCGACCGCAGCAATACCGCCAGCGAAAAGTGGGACAAATACCGCGGACGGGACATCATCCCCCTCTGGGTGGCCGACATGGACTTCCGGTCGCCGCCGGCCGTGATCCAGGCCCTGCACGAGCGGGTCGAGCACGGGGTCTTCGGCTACACCCATCCCCCTGCCGAGCTGGTGGAGGCGGTTCGGGATGCACTGCGAAGCGATTATGGCTGGGAGGTACCGCCGGAGTGGATCGTCTGGCTCCCCGGTCTGGTCTGCGGGCTGAACGTCCTCTGCCGGGCCGTGGGCGGGGCTGGCGACGAGGTAGTCACCTTTACCCCCATCTATCCCCCCTTCATGTCGTCGCCGGGACTGTCGGACCGCTCTCTGGTGAAGGTCCCCCTGCAGCTCCGCGACGGCCGCTGGGTGCCCGACCTGGAGGCCCTGGAGCGGGCCATTACGCCGCGCAGCCGGCTGCTTCTCCTCTGTTCGCCCCACAATCCGGTGGGCCGGGTCTGGTCGGCGGAGGAGCTGGCGCAGTTCGTCGCGGTGGCCGAGCGCCACAACCTGGTCATCGGCTCCGACGACATCCATGCCGGTCTGGTGCTGGACGACGAGAAGCGCCACATCCCCATCGCCACCCTGTCGCCGGAGGCGGCCCGCCGCACCATCACCCTCCTGGCCCCCAGCAAGACCTACAACATTCCGGGGCTGGGGTGCTCCTTCGCCGTCATCGGTGATCCCACCCTCCGCCGGGACTTCAGAACGGCCATGGGGCGCATCGTCCCCCACGTCAACACCCTCGGCTATACCGCCGCCCTGGCCGCCTACCGGGACGGGGAAGAGTGGCGGCAGGAGCTCGTCGCATACCTGCGCGGGAACCGCGATCTGGTAACGGCGGAAATCAGCACCATGCCCGGACTCTCCCTAACCCCCGCGGAAGCGACCTATCTGGCCTGGATCGACGCCCGGGCCACCGGCATCCCGGAGCCGGCGCGCTTCTTCGAAGAGGCCGGGGTCGGTCTCTCCGACGGCGCCGACTTCGGCGCCCCCGGCTTCGTGCGGCTCAACTTCGGCTGCAGCCGCCCCTTGCTCGTGGAGGCGCTGGGGCGGATGCGAAAGGCGCTGGCGGAATTCCGGAGAAAACAGGCGTGA
- the ovoA gene encoding 5-histidylcysteine sulfoxide synthase yields the protein MELCNTRTTILTEGDPEQKRAEILEYFHRTFDIDEKLYETLKYDETFYLRADRLRHPLIFYFGHTATFFINKLTIARVIDTRINPRFESMFAVGVDEMSWDDLDATHYDWPTRQAVKEYRDKARELVDGLIRRLPLKLPVTWEDPFWAIMMGIEHERIHLETSSVLIRQLPIDQVVQLPFWDICREAGEPPANALLPVPAGTVVLGKPKDHPLYGWDNEYGRHEAEVAGFRAARCLTSNREYLEFVEAGGYRDRQWWTEEGWNWRTFREAEHPLFWVKGDGGWKLRTMASVIDLPWNWPVEVNYLEAKAFCAWKSARTGLPIRLPTEDEWNRLRDVSAIPDQPWWERAPGNINLEHWSSSCPVDRFRFGDFYDVIGNVWQWTETPIYPFHGFEIHPWYDDFSTPTFDTRHNLIKGGSWISTGNEATRDSRYAFRRHFFQHAGFRYVESAAPVEVHQDQYETDTLAAEYCDAHYGAEHFGVPNFAAACAAICLSLMDGRPKGRALDLGCAVGRAAFELARGGFERVTGLDFSTRFFRLAARMQEEGYLRYAFPEEGEILSFHEIGLVDLGLDGIRERVEFFQADACNLPEKFTGYDLVLAANLIDRLYSPRRFLTTIHERINPGGLLVITSPYTWREEFTKKEEWLGGYKDAGENVTTLEGLKEALAPHFRQIGEPRDIPFVIRETRRKFQHSIAEITAWERR from the coding sequence ATGGAACTGTGCAATACCCGCACCACCATTCTCACCGAAGGCGACCCCGAACAGAAGCGTGCCGAGATCCTGGAGTACTTTCACCGCACCTTCGACATCGACGAAAAGCTCTACGAAACCCTCAAATACGACGAAACCTTCTACCTGCGGGCCGACCGGCTGCGGCACCCGCTCATCTTCTACTTCGGCCACACCGCCACCTTTTTCATCAACAAACTGACCATCGCCCGGGTGATCGACACCCGCATCAACCCCCGCTTCGAGTCGATGTTCGCGGTGGGGGTGGACGAGATGTCGTGGGACGACCTGGATGCCACCCATTACGACTGGCCGACCCGCCAGGCGGTGAAGGAGTACCGCGACAAGGCCCGCGAGCTGGTGGACGGCCTGATCCGCCGCCTGCCGCTGAAGCTCCCCGTAACATGGGAAGACCCGTTCTGGGCGATCATGATGGGGATCGAACACGAGCGGATCCACCTGGAAACCTCGTCGGTGCTGATCCGTCAGCTCCCCATCGACCAGGTGGTGCAGCTCCCCTTCTGGGACATCTGCCGCGAGGCGGGGGAGCCGCCGGCCAACGCCCTGCTGCCGGTGCCGGCGGGGACGGTGGTCCTCGGCAAGCCGAAGGATCATCCGCTCTACGGCTGGGACAACGAGTACGGCCGCCACGAGGCTGAGGTGGCCGGTTTCAGGGCCGCCCGCTGCCTTACCTCAAACCGTGAGTATCTGGAATTTGTGGAGGCCGGCGGCTACCGGGACCGGCAGTGGTGGACCGAGGAGGGGTGGAACTGGCGGACATTCCGCGAGGCGGAGCATCCACTCTTCTGGGTGAAGGGGGACGGCGGCTGGAAGCTGCGAACCATGGCATCGGTCATCGACCTCCCCTGGAACTGGCCGGTGGAGGTGAACTACCTGGAGGCCAAGGCGTTCTGCGCCTGGAAGTCCGCCCGGACGGGGCTGCCGATCCGCCTCCCCACCGAGGACGAGTGGAACCGGTTGAGGGACGTCTCCGCCATCCCGGATCAGCCGTGGTGGGAGAGGGCACCGGGGAACATCAACCTGGAGCACTGGTCCTCCTCCTGCCCGGTGGACCGCTTCCGTTTCGGCGATTTCTACGACGTGATCGGCAACGTCTGGCAGTGGACCGAGACCCCCATCTACCCCTTCCACGGCTTCGAGATCCACCCGTGGTACGACGACTTCTCCACGCCGACCTTCGACACCCGCCACAACCTGATCAAGGGGGGCTCGTGGATTTCCACCGGCAACGAGGCGACCCGCGACTCCCGCTACGCCTTCCGCCGTCACTTCTTCCAGCACGCCGGGTTCCGCTACGTGGAGAGCGCCGCCCCGGTGGAGGTCCACCAGGACCAGTACGAAACCGACACCCTGGCGGCCGAGTACTGCGACGCCCACTACGGTGCGGAGCATTTCGGCGTTCCCAACTTCGCGGCGGCCTGCGCGGCGATATGTCTCAGTCTGATGGACGGTCGGCCAAAAGGGCGCGCCCTGGATCTGGGGTGCGCCGTGGGACGGGCCGCCTTCGAGCTGGCCCGGGGAGGCTTCGAGCGGGTCACCGGCCTCGATTTTTCCACCCGGTTCTTCCGCCTGGCGGCCCGGATGCAGGAGGAAGGGTACCTGCGCTACGCCTTCCCCGAGGAGGGTGAGATCCTCTCGTTCCACGAGATCGGCCTGGTCGACCTGGGGCTCGACGGCATCCGCGAGCGGGTCGAATTCTTCCAGGCCGACGCCTGCAACCTGCCGGAGAAGTTCACCGGCTATGACCTGGTACTGGCGGCCAACCTCATCGACCGGCTCTACTCGCCGCGCCGCTTCCTCACCACCATCCACGAGCGGATCAACCCCGGCGGGCTGCTGGTGATTACGTCGCCCTACACCTGGCGGGAGGAGTTCACCAAGAAGGAAGAGTGGCTCGGGGGATACAAGGATGCGGGAGAGAACGTCACCACCCTGGAGGGGCTGAAGGAGGCGCTGGCACCCCATTTTCGCCAGATTGGCGAGCCCCGGGACATCCCCTTCGTGATCCGCGAGACCCGGCGCAAGTTCCAGCACAGCATCGCCGAGATTACCGCCTGGGAGCGGCGGTGA
- the hisI gene encoding phosphoribosyl-AMP cyclohydrolase: MIQIDFQKMGGLIPAIIQDHASGEVLMVAFMDEKTLNLTLETGKTWFFSRSRNKYWMKGEESGNTQEVVEVLTDCDADSVVIRVKQNGPAACHTGNRSCFFARWENGQWVEHSNPLFDPQEVYKK, from the coding sequence ATGATTCAGATAGATTTTCAGAAGATGGGTGGCCTGATTCCGGCAATCATCCAGGACCATGCCAGCGGCGAGGTGCTGATGGTGGCGTTCATGGACGAGAAGACCCTGAACCTCACCCTGGAGACGGGGAAGACCTGGTTCTTCAGCCGGAGCCGCAACAAGTACTGGATGAAGGGGGAGGAGTCGGGAAACACCCAGGAGGTGGTGGAGGTGCTGACCGACTGCGACGCCGACTCGGTGGTGATCAGGGTGAAGCAGAACGGTCCGGCGGCCTGCCACACCGGCAACCGGAGCTGTTTCTTCGCGCGGTGGGAAAACGGCCAGTGGGTGGAGCACTCGAACCCCCTCTTTGATCCGCAGGAGGTTTACAAGAAATGA
- a CDS encoding (Fe-S)-binding protein, producing the protein MEYVKLINCMRCGMCLPHCPTYKETFLETASPRGRVALMRKIEEGELEASERLLEYLSLCLDCQACATACPCGVNAGEMVAEFKCERHEGRGLSVMEDLVLRKLLPHPDRLEAAVAPMRAYQRSGLQKIVRSLGILKMFPPAIGRMEGLLPELPARPLRRTIDEVTPAVGEERGRVGFFLGCVMSLVFSEASYATVQLLSALGYTVVTPKAQKCCGAPNMLAGDREGLLEAARFNVDLFAGHDLDFIVTDCGGCGAELKKYGHHLAGDEAAAAFGNRVRDISQVLSLHGDELREKLTPLPLTVTYHDPCHIAHCQGIRQEPRSLLKLVPGLDCRELAEADACCGSAGTYNIEKPEMSDRVLSRKIATIKATGAEVLVTSNPGCLLQLKKALAEETPPVRVMHLTEVLHRSLSPR; encoded by the coding sequence ATGGAATACGTAAAGCTGATCAACTGCATGCGCTGCGGCATGTGCCTGCCGCACTGCCCGACCTATAAGGAAACGTTCCTCGAAACCGCCTCCCCCCGGGGGAGAGTGGCGCTCATGCGCAAGATCGAGGAGGGGGAACTGGAGGCGAGCGAACGGCTCCTCGAATACCTTTCACTCTGCCTCGACTGCCAGGCGTGCGCCACGGCCTGTCCCTGCGGGGTGAACGCCGGCGAGATGGTGGCCGAGTTCAAGTGCGAGCGGCACGAGGGGCGGGGGCTCTCCGTCATGGAGGATCTGGTGCTGCGGAAGCTCCTGCCGCACCCCGACCGGCTGGAGGCGGCGGTGGCACCCATGCGGGCCTACCAGCGGAGCGGCCTGCAGAAGATCGTCCGCTCCCTCGGCATCCTGAAGATGTTCCCCCCGGCCATCGGGAGGATGGAGGGGCTGCTCCCCGAGCTGCCGGCCCGTCCCCTGCGCCGGACCATCGATGAAGTCACCCCGGCGGTGGGGGAGGAGCGGGGACGGGTCGGCTTCTTCCTCGGCTGCGTCATGAGCCTCGTCTTCTCCGAAGCGAGCTACGCCACGGTGCAGCTCCTCTCGGCCCTCGGCTACACGGTGGTGACCCCCAAGGCGCAGAAGTGCTGCGGTGCCCCCAATATGCTCGCCGGCGACCGGGAAGGGCTCCTGGAGGCGGCCCGGTTCAACGTCGATCTCTTCGCCGGACACGACCTCGACTTCATCGTCACCGACTGCGGCGGCTGCGGCGCCGAGCTCAAGAAGTACGGCCACCACCTGGCGGGTGACGAGGCGGCTGCGGCCTTCGGCAACCGGGTGCGCGACATCTCGCAGGTCCTCTCCCTCCACGGCGACGAACTGCGGGAGAAGCTCACGCCGCTCCCCCTCACGGTCACCTACCACGACCCGTGCCACATCGCCCACTGCCAGGGGATACGCCAGGAGCCGCGGTCGCTCCTGAAGCTCGTTCCCGGCCTCGACTGCCGCGAACTGGCCGAGGCGGACGCCTGCTGCGGCAGCGCCGGCACCTACAATATTGAGAAGCCCGAGATGTCCGACCGGGTCCTGAGCCGCAAGATCGCCACCATCAAGGCGACCGGCGCCGAGGTCCTCGTCACCTCCAACCCCGGGTGCCTGCTGCAGCTCAAAAAGGCCCTTGCGGAGGAGACGCCGCCGGTGCGGGTCATGCACCTCACGGAAGTGCTCCACCGCAGCCTCTCACCCCGCTGA
- a CDS encoding FadR/GntR family transcriptional regulator — MNFKPIKPKKISTQIAEQIRSSILAGEFAPGQKLPPERELAEMFGVSRPSVREALNMLSASGFVESYQGGGTIVKSLVESASGPPLSELIKGESERALDVIEVRKSMEAWTAYYAAQRALPEDIRKLEAIVVGMEQNLNGMSSSEDLDANFHIVIARSTHNIVWLHLMQTIFDAMQEFQQGVWRAVYLTEEDHQVLYEHHKAIFDAVRDRAPERARDAMLAHLTFAEQRSSAYVNLARQGK; from the coding sequence ATGAATTTCAAGCCGATCAAGCCGAAAAAGATCTCGACCCAGATCGCCGAGCAGATCCGCTCCTCCATCCTGGCCGGCGAGTTTGCCCCCGGCCAGAAGCTCCCTCCCGAGCGGGAACTGGCCGAGATGTTCGGCGTCTCCCGCCCGTCGGTGCGCGAGGCCCTCAACATGCTCTCCGCCTCCGGCTTCGTTGAGTCGTACCAGGGTGGAGGAACCATCGTCAAGTCCCTGGTGGAGTCGGCTTCGGGGCCACCGCTCTCGGAACTGATCAAGGGGGAGAGCGAGCGCGCCCTGGACGTCATCGAGGTTCGCAAGAGCATGGAGGCGTGGACCGCCTACTACGCCGCGCAGCGGGCCCTCCCCGAGGATATCCGCAAGCTGGAGGCGATCGTGGTGGGGATGGAGCAGAACCTCAACGGCATGAGTTCCTCCGAGGACCTCGACGCCAATTTCCACATCGTCATTGCCCGCTCCACCCATAACATCGTCTGGCTTCACCTGATGCAGACCATCTTCGACGCCATGCAGGAGTTCCAGCAGGGGGTATGGCGGGCGGTCTACCTCACCGAAGAGGATCACCAGGTCCTTTACGAGCACCACAAGGCAATCTTTGATGCGGTTCGGGATCGCGCCCCCGAGCGGGCCCGGGACGCGATGCTGGCCCATCTCACCTTTGCCGAGCAGCGGAGCAGCGCCTACGTGAACCTGGCCCGCCAGGGAAAGTAG